The DNA window TCCCGCCAGCGCCCGGACCTTTTCCCAGTCCGGCCCACTCCCGATCACCACCAGCGGCTTTCCCAGCCGCGTGAAAGTCTCCACGATCAGGTCGATCTTCTTGTAGGGAACGAAGCGGCTCATCGTCAGGTAGAAGTCCTCACGTGGCCGGGTGGCGTCAAAGCGGGCGACGTCCACCGGGGGATACAGCACGCGTGCCGGACGGCGGTAGGTCCGCCAGATGCGCTGCGCGACGTACCGGCTGTTCGCCAGGAACACGTCGACACGGTTGGCGGTCGAGTGATCCCAGAGACGGATGTAGTGCAGGGCCAGCCGGGCCAGCGTGGCTTTCGCACCGCGAGTCAGGTTCGCTTCGCGCAAGTACTGCTGATACAGGTCCCAGGCGTACCGCATCGGGGAATGCAAGTAGCTGAGATGCAACTGGTCTGCCCCGATCAGGACGCCCTTAGCGACCGCGTGGCTGCTCGACACCACCACATCGTAGGGCGTGAGGTCGAACTGCTCGACGGCGTACGGCATCAGGGGCAGATACGTGCGGTAGTGGCGCACCGCGCACGGCCAACCCTGAAGCAAACTGGGGCGAACGTCCGCATGTTCCAGCGGCGTGCCGATGAAGTCTTCCGGCCGGTGGACGAGCGTGTAGATCGGGCTGCCAGGCAGGACCGTCAGCAGCTCGGCCAGCACTTTCTCGCTGCCCGCGTATCCCCCGGCCAGCCAGTCTTGGATCAGGGCGCTTTTCATGCTTGCTCCAGAGCGTCTTGCAGGACGGCCTGCACCCGTTCAGCGGCCCGGTCCCAGTTGAAGGTCGCGGCCCGCCGCAAGCTGCGCGAGCGCAAGTTTGCCCTCAGGCTTTGGTCCGTCACCGCGCGGTGCAGGCCGTCGCGAATCGCGTCCATGTCGCGGGGGTCCACCAAAATCGCAGCGTCCCCGACAATCTCCGGCAGGGAGGTGGTGGTGGACGTGACGACAGGAACGCCACAGGCCATCGCCTCGGCGGCGGGCAGCCCGAACCCCTCATACAGGCTAGGAAAGGCGAGCGCCGAGGCACCCCGGTAGTAGGCAGGCAACTCTTCTTCGGGAATCAGCCCGCTGAACACCACCCGGTCATAGACGCCCAGGCTCAGCGCCAGGTGGGCCGTCTCCGCGTCGGGGGGGCCGGAGAGGACCAGCCGCAGCTCCGGCAGCCCGAGCGCCGCGAAGGCCCGCAGCAGCCGGGGGACGTTCTTGTGCGGCTTGCGGTTCCCGACATACAGTAGGTAGGGATAGCCTGGCTGGTGAACGTCGCCGTCCGGCGTGAAGTTCGGCCCCACGCCGTTCCCCACCACCACCACCTGCGTCTCAGGGACACCGCCCCACTCCAGCAGGCGCTGCCGGGACGCCTCGGACACGGTCAGCACGCGGGCCGCGTGGTGCAGGGCGGGCCGCACCACCCGGTCGTAATACAGGCGCCGCGTCCACCCCGCCTCCTCCGGCACGTCCAGGTGAATCAGGTCATGCACGGTAAAGACCAGCGGCACGGGGCTGGCGAGCGGCGGGTTGAAGCCGGGCGTGAAGTGCAGGGCCGGACGCGTCCGCCGGAGGGCCAGATGCGTGGCGAGCGGGTCCAGGGGGTGGGTGGGGGCCAACGGCACGGAGAGAGGCACGCCGTCCAGTCGGCCCAAGACTTCCCGCGCGAAGCGGCCGATGCCGTGCGGTCCCATCCAGCGGGCATCCACGCTGAGGCGCGTCACGCTTCCCCCAGCACGCGGCGGTACACCTGCGCGGTCTGCCCGGCCACCCGTGCCCAGGTGTAGCGCCCCGCCACCCGTTCCCGCTGGCCCAGCGCGTTCCTCGGCCGCTCCAGGGCCGTATGCAGCGCGGTCACAACGTCGTCAAGGTGATGGGGGTTCACGAGGGTCGCGGCACTCTCCAGGTACTCACGAACGGGGAGCGCGTCCCCCACCACTAGGTTCGCGCCGTTCAGCGCCGCTTCCAGGTTGGCCAGGCCGGGCGTCTCCAGATCGCTGAGCAGGGCGTGCGCGTGCGCGGCGGCGTAGGCGTTGGCTAGGGTGTCGCTGCCGGGGGGGAAGCCGGTCAGGTGTGCGGCGTGACCGGGGTAGGTGTGCAATTCCCGGAAGAACGTGTCGGTGTATTCGCGTTCCGCCTCGACGGGTGCGCCGATGAACACCACCGGAACGCGCAGGCGTGCTGCGGCGCGCAGGAGCAGCAGGCTGTTTTTCCGCCGTTCGATCCGCCCCACGCTCAGCAGGAAGGGGGTGCCGTCTGGCCAGCCGGGGGGCAGGTGGGCGCGGAAGGCATCCGGGTCGCGCCCCACGAACATGGGGTCCACGCCGTTGGGAACCACCGTGAATGCCCTGTCCTCCAGACCGAACATCCCCTTCAGAAGGTCCTGCTCGGCGCGGGAATTGGGCAGGACGGCGGCGGCGTGCCGCAGCACCTGCCCGCGCAGCCAGCTCTGGGAGTACGGCACCTGGGCCAGCAGTGCCTGCGCCTGCCGGTCACGGCCCACCGGGTAGAACACGGACGACACCACGTAAGGCAGCCCCCGCGCGCGCAGCAGCTTGACGAGCTGCGCGTACACGTGGTCACTCCCGAACAGGTGGACCAGGTCGATCCCGCGGAGGAGGTCGCGGTCGAAGTAGTCGGCGTAGCGGACCTGCACGCCCAGCGGGCGCAGGGCGGCGGCGGTCTGGAGCAGTTGCACTTCCTGGCCCCCGAAGGCCAGGGCCAGGGGCCGCGGCAGAAAGTAAAGTACGTTCACAGGGGGTCCTTCGGGTGGATGGCCTGCCGGGCGAGCTGGCGGTAGCGGTTCAGCATGTCCTCGCGCGTGCCGCGCTGCACCCGTTCATCCAGCTTGATTTCCCTCAGGTACTTGTAAAGGGCCAGCAGCACGGCCAGGCGCAGGCCGTGCCGCCCGTCCCGGTAGCCCCTCTTCACCAGAAAGGTCAGGAGGAATTCCCGGACAGGCAGGGCCGTTTCCCGCAGCAGGGAAGGCCGCACGCCCTGCCCCTGTTTGGTCTGCGCCTCGATGCCGGTGTAGCGGTTGATCTTCTCCATAACGCTGGTGTAGTCGGTATAACTGAAGTGCAGCAGGGCATTGTCTCCCTGGTAGGGCAGCCTCAGGACGCGTGTGCCGGGCAGAGGATGGAAGAAATTGTGGACCTCGCCAGTTACCCGCATCTGCCCCTGCCGGAAAAAGCGGACATGGTGGTCCTGCGTCGGCCCCCAGCCCAGTCCCCGCACGGCCACCCCACCAACGAAGTTCTGGTACGGGAGATCGGCGGCGTCGAAGTCCCCACGCCGGGCAATGGCATGAAGCTGGGCCGCCAACGCGGCGGGCACCACCTCGTCGGCATCCAGCACCAGCACCCAATCGCCGGTAGCCTGGGCGAGCGCAAAGGCGCGGGCAGGGTCCGCGTACCCGAGGCGTTCATACAGAAAGACGCGGGCACCATACGCCCGTGCGACCGTGGCTGTCCGGTCGTTGCTGTGCATATCGACCACCACGATGTCGTCCACCCAGCGGCAGACGGAGTCGAGGGCCAGGGGCAGGTTGTGTTCTTCATTGAGGGTGTTGATGACGACACTGATGCGGGGATTCATAGGATGGACCTCGGGAGGGGCAGACGCCCCTTCAGCCAGCGGCGGGCGTCCGGCCACAGCAGGACCGCAACCACGACATACAGCAACAGGGGAACGGCGAACCAGGCTGCCAGCGCCCCCGGACTCTGAGTGTCGCGCCCCAGCATGCCTGCCGTGAGCGCCAGGGGAGCGGCGATCAGCCAGGGGGGCAGCACGCTCCGCGAAAACGAAAACGGCAGGGTCTGCCAGGCCACCCGGAAAAGAGCGAGGTTGGTCAGTTGCACACCGGCCGTGGCAAGGGCAAAGCCCAGCGTTCCGAACTGGAGAATAAGCGGCACACCCAGCCCCCAGGTTGCCAGGAGCCAAACTAGGGCAAAACGGAAGGTGACGTGCGAACGCCCCAGGGCGTTGAGCAGGGCCAACAGCGGCGTGGCCGTGGCGACGAACAGATTGCCGCACCACAGCAGTTCCAGCAGGGACAACGCTGACAACCACTTGGAGCCAAACACAAGCGTGGTGAGGGGGACAGCCAGGGCCAGCGTGAGTGTCGCCAGAATGGCGGTGACGCCGTTGGTGAGCAGCAGCACGCGTTCTACGGCGCGGCGCAGGGCCGCCGGATCCCCCTGCAAGCGCGCGAACACGGGCAGATACAGGCGTTGCAGGAACATCAGGGCCATCACAGGATAGGCCGCCACCGTCTGCGCCCAGTTGATATACCCGACGGCCTGCATGCCCAGCAGGCCACCCACCAGCAGCGGCGTGATGCTGTCCTTGACTAGGGAAACCAGGCTGACCCCCTGGTAGGGCAGGCCAAACGCCAGGTGAGGCTGCAAAAGGGCCGGATCCCAGCGCCAGCCGATGGGCCAGGGGTGGCGCAGATTGAGGTACATCGCCCCGATCAACGAGCGCAGAGTCAGGGCCAGCGCAAAGGTCCAGGCACCCCACCCGGCAGCGGTACCATAAATGAGAACACCATTATAAACCAGGGCCTGGAGCACCTCTGCGACCGCCAGCTTCTGGAAGTGCAACTCGCGTTCCAGGCGAATGGCGGCGATGGTCTGAAATGACGTGAGGAACAGGGAGACCCCCACCGCGCGAAACAGCCAGACATAGGCAGGTTCCAGATGAACGTAGCGTGTCAGGAAGGGCGCGGCCAGCCAGAGTGCGGTTGACAGCACACCCGCGCTGATCTGCTGGAAGGTAAACACCACCCGGTAGGTATGCAGGTCGGGTTCCTCCGGCTGCCGGATCAGGCTCGCCCCCAGGCCGACATCGCCTACCGCGATCAGGAAAACCAGCACAAAGGCCATCAGGCTGTATACCCCGAATTCGGCAGGGACCAGCCAGCGGGCCAGCAGCACCCCCGTTAGGACGTTGAGGCCCTGGATCACCACCTGCCGGACCAACAGCGCCGCTGCCCCCTGCATGGCCGCACGGCCAACGGTGGCTGCGGTCACGGGGTAGCCCTCCCCAGCGCCTGACGACGGGCGCAGTGGCCGAGATACACGGTGTATCCCAGGGCAGGCAGCAGCCAGAAGACGTAGTACAGCACGTTGTTGAACTGAGAAGCGAAGAGGATGGTCACGGCCAGACAGGCCCAGTACGCCCAGAAACCGAAGGCCAGGGGACCTCGCAAGCGGGCACCCCACCGGAACGCCGCCGTGATGGTCAGGCCCAGCAGCAGGATGGTAAAGGGAATCCCGAAGTTTGCGGCGGTCGCCTGCAAGGAGGAATCCAGGGAGGGCAACCGGCGGTACTGTTCCGTGAACATGGACAGGTAGTTGTACCCCACACCGAAGAGGGGATGGGCGGCAATCAGTTGCATGCCGAAGTCGTATGAGTCGAAGCGGGCCGCCGCCGAACGATCATCACCGATGGTCGACAAACGGATCAGCGTGCGGGCCAGATAGGGCAGGTAAAAGGGCAGCAGGGCCAGCAGCAATATGGGGGACAGGCTTGCCTGGAGCAGATGACGGGTGTCTATCCAGGACCGGCGTGCCGCCACCAGCGCGGAGAGAAACAGCAGGAAGAGCAGTTGCAGAACAGCCGCGGCCAGTGCGCTGCGGGAGCCAGTGAGCAGGATCGCCACCAGCGTCAGCACAAGCACCGCCCACCAGCGGAAAGCGGGCTGACTGTGCAGCAGCACATAACTCCAGGTCAGGGGCAGCAGCAGGATCACACCGAAGAAATTGGGGTCGAAGTAGGCGGACACCAGGCGGTTCAGGTGTGGGTCGCCCTGGAACACCACACCCATACGGCTCAACCAGGCCCACAAATCTCGGGAGTCGGGAAAGAGCAGCAGCAGCAGGAATGCCAACGCCACCACCGCCAGGTACAGGCGAACAAACAGCCGCGTGACCCGCTTGAATGCCTGACCATACTGTAAATATAGGGCTGTCCCCAGGAGGATGCCCGCCGTCAGGGTCCCCAGCAGCCGCAGCGCGTAGAGCAACGGCACAGCCTGCATCCCCCACTGCAAGACGCCCGTCAGGGCCGACAGAAGCAGGACCACCGCGCAGGGCAACACCCAGGGAAGACTGAGTCGCCGGGCAGGGCCGGACAGCAGCAGATAAGCACCCGCCAGGACATACAGCAGAACCTCGCTGATCAGCATGTTGTCCCCCAACCCACCACTGGGAATCAACCGCGCAAAGTTTCCAATCAACAGGAACGCCAGGCAGACCAGCACAAACCACCTCGCCCGGTGCCGTGTCCTGTGTCCTTGCGGCCAGAAGAGAACGCCTGGCAGCAGCACCTTAATATGCACCCCGGCCCATCAATACCACCCTCACCGTCTGAATCATGACCACCATATCCAGCCAGGGCGTCCAGTTGGTCACGTAGAACCGGTCCATCGCCACCCGCTCGTCATAACTCGTGTCACTGCGGCCGTTGGCCTGCCAGTAGCCGGTCATGCCGGGACGGATCTGCTTGTAGACCTCGTAGACCTCACCGTACTTCTCCACCTCGGCCTGCACGATGGGGCGGGGTCCGACCAAGCTCATGGTGCCCAGCAGCACATTGGCAAGCTGCGGCAACTCATCCAGACTGGTCTTGCGTAGGAACGCGCCAACCCGGGTCACGCGAGGGTCGTTTTTGAGCTTGTGCGTGGCCTCGAACTCAGCTCGGAGAGCTGGATCGCTGTCCAGCATGTGATTCAATTTTTCTTCCGCGTCGTGGTGCATGCTGCGGAACTTGAAACAGTCAAAAGATTGACCGCCCCGCCCCAGGCGGCGCGCCCGGTAGACCACCGGACCGGGGCTGTCGAGCCGGATGGCCAGGGCGATCAGCAGCAGCCCGGGGAAAATCAGCAGCCCACCCAGGACCGCGCCCACCAGATCAATGCCTCGCTTGATCACGCGCGCCTGCACGCTCCGCAGGTTGTTCCTGATTTCCAGGCTGGCCATGCTGCCGATGTTGTGCGGCAAAAGGGCCTGGTTGGGCACGCCGAAAAGGTCGGGAATCACCCAGGTAATGGGGAAGGCGGCGTAGATGCTGTTGACCAGGCGGCGCTGCGTCTCGGCCCGCGCGCCGGGAATGGAGATCAGGGCCTGCTCGGTGAGAGGGTCGATGAGGGCCTGCTCGATGGGGCCGAGGACAGGCACGCCCTGCAAGGTGGTGCCGTGCAAGGCGGGGTTGTCGTCGTAGGCGGCCACCGGATTGAGGCCGTAGGCGGGATGGGCCCGCAGGTGGGCGATGGTCAGGGCCGCGGTGTGCCCGGCACCGATCACGCTGATGGACCGCCCGAAATGCCCGGTGGAGATCAGCAGGGCGCGCACGGCGTACCGCATCAGCAGGGACAGGATCAGGATGAGCGTCCACAGGATCAGAACGCCCGTGACGCCGGGAGCGAAACGTTGCACCGCGAAGGCGGCGGCGAGTTGCCCCACTGCGACCTGCACGGTGCCAGTCGTGTGCAGGCGCAGTTCCGTCTGGGGGGAACGGCCGTAGCTGGGATAGAGGCCCTGATAGGCCCGCCATAGCACCCAGAGGACCATCCAGATCAGGGTGCTTTCCAGGGAGAGGACGGGGCGGCCGGTGGCGGTCAGGATCAGGGAGGCGAGTTCCTGCGCGAGCAGCGCGCTGAGGACGTCCCCCAGCAGCAGGCAGACGGCCTGGGGCAGCGCGGCCAGGCGGGCCGGGGCGGCCTGGCTTCCCAGCCGTGCCGGGGAGGCCGTCCTCGCCGATACGCGCAGGCCCATGCCCTAGCGCACTTCCTTGACGGTCGGGGTGGGCGCAGCGGGAGCGGGCGGGGCGGGAAGGGCGGGTCCGTAGCGGCGGGGCATCCGGGACGGACCCGCCACCTTGTTGAGGACGAACCCCACGACGGGCACGTCAGCCAGCCGCGCGGACCGCAGCACCTGACACACGTCCGGAAGGCGCGTTCGGCCCATCTCAGTCACCAGCAGCACGGCGTCCACCTGTTGCCCCAGGGCCAGCCCGTCAGCCAGCGCCAGCAGGGGTGGGCTGTCCACCAGCACCACGTCGTAGCCCTGGCTCCAGCGGCGCAGCCACTCGCCCAGCTCAGGGCGGCTCAGCAGGGCCAAGCTCCCATGGGGGGCAGAGCCAGCGGGCAGCAGGTCAATGTTGGGGGCGACTGGCTTCACCTCCACGTTCACGGGCGCGCGCAGGGCCTCCGCGAAGCTGTGTGCACCGCCCGTGCGGCCGGGAGCGTGCCCGGGCTGTCCGCCTGTGCCCACGTCCCAGAGGTCCTGCTGCCCGCCGCGCCACAGGTCGGCATCGAGGAGCAGCACCCGCTGCCCGCTGTCGGCCAGACTGCTCGCCAGGGCGGCGGTCAGGCTGCTCGCGCCCTCACCTCCGGCGAGCCCGGCGATCATCAGGATAGGCCGGGGCTGCCGCAGCGTGGCCTGCAGGTTGACGCGCAAGAAGCCCAGAGCCTCTGACTGTGCGAGGGAAAAGCTCCCTGAAGGGCGCAGGCGCGGCAGCCTCCCCAGCACCGGGAGGTTCAAGGTCAGCAGCTCCGCATCGGTCTGGACCCGGCGGTCCAACACGCTCAGGAGGGCCGCCACACCAGTTCCCAGTAGCAGCGCCAGCAGGCCAGCCAAGACCGCATTCCGCAGCGGCGAAGGCGTCACGGGCCGGAGCGGTTCCACGGCGCTGGTGAGGGGCTTGAGGACGCCCGGCCGGGCCTGCTCCAGAAAACTGAGCTGCGCGAGGTTGTCCTGCATGGTGGCGCGGCGATAGAGCAGGGTCTGGCGCTCCAGCGCCGACAGCCCCGGCAGGGCCAGGCGGCGGTCCGTCTGGGCCAGTTGCAGGGTGAAGTTCTCGCGGGCCAGGCGCACATCCCGCAGGGTGCGTTCGGCATCCCAGTTCAGCAGCAGCTTGCCCGTCAGATTGACGAGCACCTGTGCGGCTTGGGGCGTCTGCGCGCGAGCACGCACCTGATAGATGCTGTTCTCCCCGCCGCCCTGATCCGCCGTCACTGAGACGGTGCGGTTCCGCTGGCTCCCCTCGCCCTCCCGCACCGGGGTCAACAGCTCACGGGTCAACTGCTTCACCAGGCGTTGCCGTTCCGCGGGCGCAATGGCCTGGTTATCCCGGACGGCCTCAATCAGCGGCCGCAGAATCAGCGGACTCTCCACGACCTCGGCCACGGTGCCCGGCGGCAGCGGAGAGATCACCGAGCCCCCAACCACACCGATCTGGCTCTGGCTGCTGGAAGCCAGCAGGCCTGCCGCAGCCTCGTACACGCGCGGCTGGGCGCGGGACCAGAGGTAAACGGCCAGCGCCAGCAGGGCCGCCGTCAGGAGGATGACGGGCAGACGCTGCCGCACCCCCTGCCAGAGGGTCGCAAGGTCGATTTCGTTATCGGTATCCTGGCGGAGCAGGTCGGGAGAGTCGGGCTCGGGGGGACGGTATGCGGTCACGCGAAGCGCTCCAATTCCGGGTGGGCCTTGAGTTGCTGCACCACCTTCTTGATGTCCTGGGTGCGGTCCTTTCGCACCACCAGCGTCACCTCATCGGTGCGGACGACCACCACGTCCTCCAAGCCGATAGTGGCGATCAAGTCATCGCCCCGGGTGGTATACAGGATGGCCCCCCCGGTGTCCAGGCTGACATGCCGCCCCACCGAGACGTTCTGGCCCTCCCCCTTCAGCAGGCGCTCCAGGGCGTTCCAGTCTCCCAAGTCGTCCCAGCCGAACTCGGCCGGGATCACTGCGACCTCGTCGGACTTCTCCAGGATGGCGTAGTCGATGCTGATCTTCTGTACCTGGGGAAAGACGCCGCGAATGCCCCCCGGCGACCGGCCGCGAGCCAGCGCCTCCGAGAGCTGGGCGTACATCTCGGGCTGATACTGCCGGAAGGCGTCCAGGATAGCTCCCACCCGCCAGAGGAACATCCCGCTGTTCCAGGTATAACGCCCGTCGGCGACCAGGGTGCGGGCGGTCTCCGCGTCGGGCTTTTCGGTGAAGCGCGACACCCGGTAGGCGGGCAGTTCGCCGCCCTGCAACAGCTCTCCGCGCTGGATGTAGCCATACCCGGTGGCAGGAAAGGTGGGGGTGATCCCCAGCGTGACGAGTTGGCCGGTCGAGTGGGCGACCTCGATGGCCCGGCGCACCGCGCGGCCGAATGCCATCGGATTGGTGATGCGGTGGTCGGCGGGAAAGACGCCCATCACGGCTTCCGGGGCCTCCTGGGCCACCCGCAGGGCCGCATACAGGACGGCCGGGGCAGTGTCCCGCGCGACCGGCTCGACGATCAGGTTCTCGACGGGCATGTCGGGGAGCTGCTCGAGCACCTGCGTGCGGTACTCGCCCCCTGTGACCACCATGACCTGCTCGGGGCTGCCGCTCAGTACGCTCAGGCGGTCACTGGTGGCCTGAAGCAGGCTGCGCCCGGTCTCGTCCAAGGTGAGGAACTGTTTGGGGCGGTGCCTGCGGGACAGGGGCCAGAAGCGTTCGCCGCTGCCCCCAGCGAGAATGACGGGAAGAAAGACTGCTTCGCTCATGCCCGGGCCCTCGGCCCACCCGATGCGTTCAGGCGTCGCCGAACCCCGTGCCGCCGCCAGCCCCTCGCTTGCCTTGCCAGTTGTTGACTCATGGGAACTCCAATGTTGGGCGGGAAAAATTTTTCCTGCACCGCTCAGTTTACCCTCTCCTCACCCCCACTCGGGGGGGTCCCCGGGTCGGCGAGCGTGCCGGGAAACACCCCGCAGTAAAGCGCAAAAGACAGGTCTTGTCCCCCTGTTTTGCCCGCGCCTCACCCGCCCGGGGGGCTCGATGAAGGGGGCGTCAGCTTCATGAGGGGACGGAACTTCCTAGAATGCGGCGGATGAAAGCGATTATTCCCGCCGCGGGACTCGGCACCCGCCTGCGTCCGCTGACCTTCACGCGCCCCAAGCCCGTCCTGCCGGTCGCGGGCGCGCCCATCATCGTGCATGCGCTGCGGACCCTGCTGGACGCCGGGATTGACGAGGTGGCGATCATCGTGTCGGACGCCACCCGCGCCGAGATCGGGGACACCCTGAAGCAGGCGCCCGAGGCGCAGGTGACCCTGATCGACCAGCACGAGCAGCTCGGCCTGGGGCACGCGGTCCTGATGGCGCGCGAGTGGGTGGGGCAGGACAACTTCTGCGTGTACCTGGGGGACAACCTCTTCGAGCACGGGGTGCGGCCCTTTATCGAGCGCTTCGAGAGTGAGCGTCCGGCGGCGGTGATCGCGCTGGTGGAGGTGCCCGACCCCACCGCCTTCGGGGTGGCGCAGCTCGACGGCGACCGGATCACCCGGCTGGTCGAGAAGCCCAAGGTGCCGCCGAGCAACCTGGCCGTGGCGGGGCTGTACTGCTTCACCCCGGAGGTCTTCGGGGTGCTCGACGGGATGCCGCCCTCGGCGCGCGGGGAGTACGAGATCACGGACGCGATTCAGGGCCTGATCGACCGCGGCCGCACCGTGCTGGGCCAGCGGGTGGAGGGCTGGTGGAAGGACACCGGGCGCCCGGCCGACCTGCTCGACGCCAACCGCCTGTTGCTCGAAAGGGTCACGGAGGACGTGCAGGGGGAGGTCAGCGACTCACGGCTCACCGGCCGGGTGGTGATTCCGGCCTCGGCGCAGGTCCGGCGCAGCAAGATCGTCGGCCCGGTGCTGCTGGGCGAGGGCGTGGTCGTCGAGGACGCCTATATCGGGCCCTTCACCTCCATCGGCCGGGACAGCGTGATCCGGCAGGCCGAGGTCGAGCACAGCGTGGTGGACGCCGAGGCGCGCATCGAGTGCCTGAACACCCGCCTCCAGGACTGCCTGATCGGGGTGCGCGCCCAGGTGCGGGGCGGGCGCAAGGTACCCAGCACCCACAAGCTCACCCTCTCGGACGCGAGCGTGGTCGAGTTGGCGTGACGGACCTGTTAGCCCTTCCAGCGGACCTGCCCAACTCAGTGGACGATGGGGCGTGTGACCGCCTGCCGGGGCTGAGGCTTCCCCCGGTTCCGCTGCCCGCGACGGACGGAAACACGGTCGACCTGTCCGCCCTTCCCGGACGAACCGCGCCCTACGTCTACCCGCTCACCGGGCGGCCAGACCAGGCCCTCCCCGGCGATTAGGCCTTGATCCCGGGAGCATCACG is part of the Deinococcus apachensis DSM 19763 genome and encodes:
- a CDS encoding glycosyltransferase codes for the protein MKSALIQDWLAGGYAGSEKVLAELLTVLPGSPIYTLVHRPEDFIGTPLEHADVRPSLLQGWPCAVRHYRTYLPLMPYAVEQFDLTPYDVVVSSSHAVAKGVLIGADQLHLSYLHSPMRYAWDLYQQYLREANLTRGAKATLARLALHYIRLWDHSTANRVDVFLANSRYVAQRIWRTYRRPARVLYPPVDVARFDATRPREDFYLTMSRFVPYKKIDLIVETFTRLGKPLVVIGSGPDWEKVRALAGPSIQLLGWQSDAAAAEYLARCKAFVFAADEDFGIVPVEAQAAGAPVIAYGKGGSLETVVADQTGVFFGEQNHASLARAVQVFEARHSAFDAGRIRAHAERFRPERFRQQFADIMEAARQARAAGQDPERAVLAVPLEGDR
- a CDS encoding glycosyltransferase family 4 protein — its product is MTRLSVDARWMGPHGIGRFAREVLGRLDGVPLSVPLAPTHPLDPLATHLALRRTRPALHFTPGFNPPLASPVPLVFTVHDLIHLDVPEEAGWTRRLYYDRVVRPALHHAARVLTVSEASRQRLLEWGGVPETQVVVVGNGVGPNFTPDGDVHQPGYPYLLYVGNRKPHKNVPRLLRAFAALGLPELRLVLSGPPDAETAHLALSLGVYDRVVFSGLIPEEELPAYYRGASALAFPSLYEGFGLPAAEAMACGVPVVTSTTTSLPEIVGDAAILVDPRDMDAIRDGLHRAVTDQSLRANLRSRSLRRAATFNWDRAAERVQAVLQDALEQA
- a CDS encoding glycosyltransferase family 4 protein, giving the protein MNVLYFLPRPLALAFGGQEVQLLQTAAALRPLGVQVRYADYFDRDLLRGIDLVHLFGSDHVYAQLVKLLRARGLPYVVSSVFYPVGRDRQAQALLAQVPYSQSWLRGQVLRHAAAVLPNSRAEQDLLKGMFGLEDRAFTVVPNGVDPMFVGRDPDAFRAHLPPGWPDGTPFLLSVGRIERRKNSLLLLRAAARLRVPVVFIGAPVEAEREYTDTFFRELHTYPGHAAHLTGFPPGSDTLANAYAAAHAHALLSDLETPGLANLEAALNGANLVVGDALPVREYLESAATLVNPHHLDDVVTALHTALERPRNALGQRERVAGRYTWARVAGQTAQVYRRVLGEA
- a CDS encoding glycosyltransferase family 2 protein — translated: MNPRISVVINTLNEEHNLPLALDSVCRWVDDIVVVDMHSNDRTATVARAYGARVFLYERLGYADPARAFALAQATGDWVLVLDADEVVPAALAAQLHAIARRGDFDAADLPYQNFVGGVAVRGLGWGPTQDHHVRFFRQGQMRVTGEVHNFFHPLPGTRVLRLPYQGDNALLHFSYTDYTSVMEKINRYTGIEAQTKQGQGVRPSLLRETALPVREFLLTFLVKRGYRDGRHGLRLAVLLALYKYLREIKLDERVQRGTREDMLNRYRQLARQAIHPKDPL
- a CDS encoding oligosaccharide flippase family protein; translation: MTAATVGRAAMQGAAALLVRQVVIQGLNVLTGVLLARWLVPAEFGVYSLMAFVLVFLIAVGDVGLGASLIRQPEEPDLHTYRVVFTFQQISAGVLSTALWLAAPFLTRYVHLEPAYVWLFRAVGVSLFLTSFQTIAAIRLERELHFQKLAVAEVLQALVYNGVLIYGTAAGWGAWTFALALTLRSLIGAMYLNLRHPWPIGWRWDPALLQPHLAFGLPYQGVSLVSLVKDSITPLLVGGLLGMQAVGYINWAQTVAAYPVMALMFLQRLYLPVFARLQGDPAALRRAVERVLLLTNGVTAILATLTLALAVPLTTLVFGSKWLSALSLLELLWCGNLFVATATPLLALLNALGRSHVTFRFALVWLLATWGLGVPLILQFGTLGFALATAGVQLTNLALFRVAWQTLPFSFSRSVLPPWLIAAPLALTAGMLGRDTQSPGALAAWFAVPLLLYVVVAVLLWPDARRWLKGRLPLPRSIL
- a CDS encoding O-antigen ligase family protein, which produces MLISEVLLYVLAGAYLLLSGPARRLSLPWVLPCAVVLLLSALTGVLQWGMQAVPLLYALRLLGTLTAGILLGTALYLQYGQAFKRVTRLFVRLYLAVVALAFLLLLLFPDSRDLWAWLSRMGVVFQGDPHLNRLVSAYFDPNFFGVILLLPLTWSYVLLHSQPAFRWWAVLVLTLVAILLTGSRSALAAAVLQLLFLLFLSALVAARRSWIDTRHLLQASLSPILLLALLPFYLPYLARTLIRLSTIGDDRSAAARFDSYDFGMQLIAAHPLFGVGYNYLSMFTEQYRRLPSLDSSLQATAANFGIPFTILLLGLTITAAFRWGARLRGPLAFGFWAYWACLAVTILFASQFNNVLYYVFWLLPALGYTVYLGHCARRQALGRATP
- the wbaP gene encoding undecaprenyl-phosphate galactose phosphotransferase WbaP translates to MGLRVSARTASPARLGSQAAPARLAALPQAVCLLLGDVLSALLAQELASLILTATGRPVLSLESTLIWMVLWVLWRAYQGLYPSYGRSPQTELRLHTTGTVQVAVGQLAAAFAVQRFAPGVTGVLILWTLILILSLLMRYAVRALLISTGHFGRSISVIGAGHTAALTIAHLRAHPAYGLNPVAAYDDNPALHGTTLQGVPVLGPIEQALIDPLTEQALISIPGARAETQRRLVNSIYAAFPITWVIPDLFGVPNQALLPHNIGSMASLEIRNNLRSVQARVIKRGIDLVGAVLGGLLIFPGLLLIALAIRLDSPGPVVYRARRLGRGGQSFDCFKFRSMHHDAEEKLNHMLDSDPALRAEFEATHKLKNDPRVTRVGAFLRKTSLDELPQLANVLLGTMSLVGPRPIVQAEVEKYGEVYEVYKQIRPGMTGYWQANGRSDTSYDERVAMDRFYVTNWTPWLDMVVMIQTVRVVLMGRGAY
- a CDS encoding CpsD/CapB family tyrosine-protein kinase, with amino-acid sequence MTAYRPPEPDSPDLLRQDTDNEIDLATLWQGVRQRLPVILLTAALLALAVYLWSRAQPRVYEAAAGLLASSSQSQIGVVGGSVISPLPPGTVAEVVESPLILRPLIEAVRDNQAIAPAERQRLVKQLTRELLTPVREGEGSQRNRTVSVTADQGGGENSIYQVRARAQTPQAAQVLVNLTGKLLLNWDAERTLRDVRLARENFTLQLAQTDRRLALPGLSALERQTLLYRRATMQDNLAQLSFLEQARPGVLKPLTSAVEPLRPVTPSPLRNAVLAGLLALLLGTGVAALLSVLDRRVQTDAELLTLNLPVLGRLPRLRPSGSFSLAQSEALGFLRVNLQATLRQPRPILMIAGLAGGEGASSLTAALASSLADSGQRVLLLDADLWRGGQQDLWDVGTGGQPGHAPGRTGGAHSFAEALRAPVNVEVKPVAPNIDLLPAGSAPHGSLALLSRPELGEWLRRWSQGYDVVLVDSPPLLALADGLALGQQVDAVLLVTEMGRTRLPDVCQVLRSARLADVPVVGFVLNKVAGPSRMPRRYGPALPAPPAPAAPTPTVKEVR